A genomic stretch from Deinococcus radiotolerans includes:
- a CDS encoding nitronate monooxygenase, translated as MTDQTTTAQPDVRFTNDPLPRVIQGGMGIAVSDWRLARTVSMTGGLGVVSGTGIDTVLLRRLQDGDLGGEVRRALASFPNPALVQAALNRYFRAGGRVPGEAYVRLPLPSAGRYRDAWITTLLGAYAEVTLAREGHDRPVGLNLLMKLQLHTLPALYGAMLAGVETVIMGAGIPRDIPGVLDAFAAGQGASLRMDVKGGEPLTLTFDPAEFGLRPARLARPNFYPIVSSHVLAGVLARKASGPVQGFIVEGPTAGGHNAPPRGPLTLDDRGQPVYGERDEVDLDALRSLGLPFWLAGGCGTPQALSGALAAGAAGIQVGTLFAFAQESGLRADLKTEVVTRAQSESLDVFTDPLASPTGFPFKVVTLPGTLSQPEVYAARERVCDLGYLREAYRTESGQVGWRCPAEPVAAYVSKGGVAAETLGRKCLCNALMADAGYAQVQRGGWTEPGLLTSGDGLGALRDWTPGYGAADVLRVLNA; from the coding sequence ATGACCGACCAGACAACCACCGCCCAGCCCGACGTTCGTTTTACTAATGACCCTCTTCCGCGTGTGATCCAGGGCGGCATGGGCATCGCCGTGTCCGACTGGAGGCTCGCCCGAACGGTCTCCATGACCGGCGGGCTGGGCGTGGTGTCCGGCACCGGGATCGACACAGTGCTGCTGCGCCGACTCCAGGACGGTGACCTGGGTGGCGAGGTGCGCCGCGCGTTGGCGAGCTTCCCGAACCCGGCGCTGGTTCAGGCCGCCCTGAACCGGTACTTCCGGGCCGGGGGCCGCGTGCCCGGCGAAGCGTACGTGCGCCTGCCGCTGCCCAGCGCCGGGCGGTACCGCGACGCCTGGATCACGACGCTGCTGGGCGCGTACGCCGAGGTCACGCTGGCCCGCGAGGGACACGACCGCCCGGTGGGATTGAACCTCCTGATGAAGTTGCAACTGCACACCCTGCCCGCCCTGTACGGCGCGATGCTGGCGGGGGTGGAGACCGTCATCATGGGGGCCGGCATTCCCCGCGACATCCCCGGCGTCTTGGACGCGTTCGCGGCGGGGCAGGGCGCCAGCCTGCGCATGGACGTGAAGGGCGGCGAGCCCCTGACGCTGACGTTCGACCCGGCCGAGTTCGGCCTGCGGCCCGCCCGTCTGGCGCGCCCGAACTTCTACCCGATCGTGTCCTCGCACGTGCTGGCGGGGGTGCTGGCCAGGAAGGCCAGCGGGCCGGTGCAGGGCTTCATCGTAGAGGGGCCAACAGCAGGCGGACACAACGCGCCCCCACGCGGCCCACTGACGCTGGATGACCGGGGGCAGCCCGTGTACGGCGAGCGGGACGAGGTGGATCTGGACGCCCTGCGCAGCCTGGGCCTACCGTTCTGGCTGGCGGGCGGCTGCGGCACCCCGCAGGCCCTGAGCGGCGCCCTGGCGGCCGGAGCGGCAGGCATTCAGGTGGGGACCCTGTTCGCCTTTGCGCAGGAATCGGGTCTGCGCGCCGACCTGAAGACCGAGGTCGTGACCCGCGCCCAATCAGAGTCGCTGGACGTGTTCACGGATCCCCTCGCGTCGCCCACCGGCTTCCCGTTCAAGGTGGTCACGCTGCCCGGCACGCTGTCCCAGCCGGAGGTCTACGCCGCCCGCGAGCGCGTGTGCGATCTGGGCTACCTGCGTGAGGCCTACCGCACCGAGTCCGGACAGGTGGGCTGGCGCTGCCCGGCCGAACCGGTCGCGGCCTACGTGTCCAAAGGTGGGGTGGCCGCCGAGACTCTGGGCCGCAAGTGCCTGTGCAACGCCCTGATGGCCGACGCCGGGTACGCCCAGGTGCAGCGCGGCGGATGGACCGAACCGGGCCTCCTGACCAGCGGTGACGGACTGGGCGCCCTGCGCGACTGGACGCCCGGCTACGGCGCCGCGGACGTCCTGCGCGTCCTGAACGCGTGA
- the hpt gene encoding hypoxanthine phosphoribosyltransferase, which translates to MSLAPGNGPVQISEQQVQARIQEIAAKIREDYRGIEPHLICVLNGAFMFHTDLVRALDMPCTIDFLQASSYGNAKQSSGEVRIVKDLQFPISDRHVILVEDIVDTGITMNYLLHYLEGRGPKTLKIAALLSKPSRRKVEIPVEYLGFTIPDAFVYGYGLDRAQFDRNLPFITSQE; encoded by the coding sequence ATGAGTCTCGCCCCCGGCAACGGCCCCGTTCAGATCTCCGAGCAGCAGGTTCAGGCCCGCATTCAAGAAATCGCCGCGAAAATCCGCGAGGACTACCGGGGGATCGAACCGCACCTCATCTGCGTCCTCAACGGCGCGTTCATGTTCCACACTGACCTCGTGCGCGCGCTGGACATGCCCTGCACCATCGACTTCCTGCAGGCCAGTTCCTACGGGAACGCCAAGCAGAGCAGCGGCGAGGTCCGGATCGTGAAGGACCTTCAGTTCCCCATCAGTGACCGGCACGTGATCCTCGTGGAGGACATCGTGGATACCGGCATCACCATGAACTACCTGCTGCACTACTTGGAGGGCCGCGGCCCGAAGACGCTGAAGATTGCGGCGCTGCTCAGCAAACCCAGCCGCCGCAAGGTCGAGATTCCCGTGGAGTACCTGGGGTTCACGATTCCTGACGCGTTCGTGTACGGGTACGGCCTGGACCGCGCGCAGTTCGACCGCAACCTGCCGTTCATCACCAGCCAGGAGTAA
- a CDS encoding MBL fold metallo-hydrolase has product MTPPVPHASITFLGTGDSKGVPRFWCACPVCQEARTGGQNRRGRTATLLRVPLKDGAEGTALLDARPDTHAALARLPGPLVPDVVLITHAHNDHILGLGDLLDYVRYARGKLQVYAPAEVIPALAQRFPYAFSGEGPVQPLPEAGVTLGDVTLRLFRVPHGANGHSHAVRLDAPHWRAAVFTDAIDVPPDVAQAWLSGLDLLALGTSFEDESGVPHRSRSVYDVREALDLPWARGARQVVLTHLSHGVDVRRGAVLPPGWSFAHDQLSVALTPGTRV; this is encoded by the coding sequence GTGACCCCGCCCGTTCCGCACGCCTCCATCACCTTCCTGGGGACCGGCGACAGCAAGGGCGTGCCGCGCTTCTGGTGCGCCTGCCCCGTTTGCCAGGAGGCCCGCACGGGCGGCCAGAACCGCCGGGGCCGCACCGCCACCCTGCTGCGCGTGCCGCTGAAGGACGGCGCCGAGGGTACCGCGCTGCTGGACGCCAGGCCGGACACGCACGCCGCGCTGGCCCGCCTGCCGGGACCGCTCGTGCCGGACGTGGTGCTCATCACGCATGCGCACAACGATCACATCCTGGGCCTGGGCGACCTGCTCGACTACGTCCGCTACGCCCGGGGGAAGCTTCAGGTGTACGCTCCGGCCGAGGTCATCCCGGCGCTCGCGCAGCGGTTCCCCTACGCCTTCAGCGGCGAGGGACCGGTGCAGCCTCTGCCAGAGGCGGGCGTCACGTTGGGTGACGTGACCCTCAGGCTCTTCCGCGTTCCGCACGGCGCGAACGGGCACAGCCACGCCGTTCGCCTCGATGCCCCGCACTGGCGGGCCGCGGTGTTCACGGACGCCATTGACGTGCCGCCGGACGTGGCGCAGGCGTGGCTGTCCGGCTTGGACCTGCTCGCGCTGGGCACCTCGTTCGAGGACGAGAGCGGCGTGCCTCACCGCAGCCGCAGCGTGTACGACGTCCGTGAGGCCCTCGACCTGCCCTGGGCACGCGGGGCCCGGCAGGTCGTCCTGACGCACCTCTCACACGGCGTGGACGTGCGCCGCGGGGCCGTGCTGCCACCCGGCTGGTCGTTCGCGCACGATCAGCTGAGCGTGGCCCTGACACCCGGGACGCGAGTGTGA
- a CDS encoding cold-shock protein encodes MAVGKVKWFNAEKGYGFIQTEGSPDVFAHFSAIQASGFKKLNEGDEVEFEIEEGQRGKGPQAKNIVVTKAAPVSDYGGGAGARRNDRW; translated from the coding sequence ATGGCAGTAGGTAAAGTGAAATGGTTTAACGCGGAAAAAGGCTACGGCTTCATTCAGACCGAAGGTAGCCCCGACGTGTTCGCGCACTTCAGCGCGATCCAGGCCAGCGGCTTCAAGAAGCTGAACGAAGGCGACGAAGTCGAATTCGAAATCGAGGAAGGCCAGCGCGGCAAGGGCCCCCAGGCCAAGAACATTGTCGTGACGAAGGCCGCCCCGGTCAGCGATTACGGCGGTGGCGCCGGCGCCCGTCGCAACGACCGCTGGTAA
- a CDS encoding GntR family transcriptional regulator — translation MTSFERPTLVRDGVYEHLRRAVLDGDLTPGERLGEVELGAQLGVSRTPIREALMRLTQDGLLIAEANKGVRVRTLSATEARDTYVVREELDGLAAALAAQHHTPTDAAALRAALADLHAAPGSDYRAQTRLDLAFHRAITHAAHNAALNDLNRDLEQRVALIKHQTRTYNAHPQTDAQHAALLDAILARDHDAARDAARTHVRTFAALVLNDLQPRSTP, via the coding sequence ATGACCTCCTTCGAGCGCCCCACCCTGGTCCGCGACGGCGTGTACGAACACCTCCGCCGCGCCGTGCTGGACGGTGACCTCACCCCAGGCGAGCGACTGGGCGAGGTGGAACTCGGCGCGCAGCTCGGCGTGTCCCGCACGCCCATCCGCGAGGCCCTGATGCGCCTCACGCAGGACGGCCTCCTGATCGCCGAGGCGAACAAGGGCGTGCGCGTCCGCACCCTCAGCGCCACCGAAGCCCGCGACACGTACGTCGTCCGCGAGGAACTCGACGGCCTGGCCGCCGCCCTGGCCGCGCAGCACCACACCCCCACCGACGCGGCCGCCCTGCGCGCCGCCCTGGCCGACCTGCACGCCGCGCCCGGCAGCGACTACCGCGCCCAGACCCGCCTGGACCTCGCGTTCCACCGCGCCATCACGCACGCCGCGCACAACGCCGCCCTGAACGACCTGAACCGCGACCTCGAACAGCGCGTGGCACTGATCAAGCACCAGACCCGCACGTACAACGCCCACCCGCAGACCGACGCCCAGCACGCCGCGCTCCTCGACGCGATTCTCGCCCGTGACCACGACGCCGCGCGGGACGCCGCCCGCACGCACGTCCGCACCTTCGCCGCCCTCGTCCTGAACGACCTTCAACCCAGGAGCACCCCATGA
- the trpC gene encoding indole-3-glycerol phosphate synthase TrpC — MSARDDAAPVTLHLDRVPGVLGRIVHERAADYAGADPALGAARPRTRRFEAVLRQPGLSLIAEVKRASPSQGAIAPLEPLDAALAYQAGGARAISVLTEPRHFDGTPQALRDVVGGVTVPALRKDFVVHPAMLREAAEWGASAALLMVSVLHEATADYLQMAHHLGLDALVEVHDERELDLALAAGAPIIGVNNRDLTTLNIDLEVSPRLIRRARDAGYGGVLVAESGYRSAAELDRVRDLADAVLVGSSLAGSGDLTRAARDLMRV, encoded by the coding sequence ATGTCAGCCCGTGACGACGCCGCCCCTGTGACGCTCCACCTTGACCGCGTGCCCGGCGTGCTGGGCCGCATTGTGCACGAACGCGCCGCCGATTACGCGGGCGCCGACCCGGCCCTGGGTGCCGCCCGTCCCCGCACGCGCCGCTTTGAGGCGGTCCTTCGGCAGCCGGGCCTGTCCCTGATTGCGGAGGTCAAGCGCGCCAGCCCCAGCCAGGGGGCCATCGCGCCGCTGGAACCGCTGGACGCCGCGCTGGCCTACCAGGCGGGCGGCGCGCGTGCCATCAGCGTGCTGACCGAACCGCGGCATTTTGACGGGACGCCGCAGGCCCTGCGGGACGTGGTGGGCGGCGTGACCGTGCCCGCGCTGCGCAAGGATTTCGTGGTGCACCCCGCCATGCTGCGCGAGGCCGCCGAGTGGGGGGCGTCCGCGGCGCTGCTGATGGTCAGCGTCCTGCACGAGGCGACCGCTGACTACCTGCAGATGGCGCACCACCTAGGTCTGGACGCGCTGGTGGAGGTGCACGACGAACGCGAACTGGACCTCGCGCTGGCCGCAGGCGCGCCGATCATCGGGGTGAACAACCGCGACCTGACCACCCTGAACATCGACCTGGAGGTCAGCCCGCGCCTGATCCGCCGCGCCCGCGACGCCGGCTACGGTGGCGTGCTCGTGGCCGAGAGCGGGTACCGGTCGGCGGCCGAGCTGGACCGCGTGCGCGACCTGGCGGACGCCGTGCTGGTGGGCAGCAGCCTGGCGGGCAGTGGCGACCTGACCCGCGCCGCCCGCGACCTGATGCGCGTGTGA
- a CDS encoding histidine phosphatase family protein — protein MTKRLAPTGFAAPDRATATEFWVVRHGESTWNADGRYQGQADVPLSHVGTLQAASLAERLTGQHFDAVYTSDLTRAARTAEIVAERLTGAPPAQRDPGLREIDVGALSGLVISQIREQYPDYLSALGSEPWSTRRPGGESMEDLYARSGAAFAALRQRHPGQRVLVFTHGGVVRVAVGLALGGVPANAWARLSVANTSITRVLLGEGSGMLLGFNDDAHLENLLEATEADDVLGQAP, from the coding sequence TTGACCAAGCGACTCGCCCCCACCGGATTCGCCGCGCCCGACCGCGCTACCGCCACCGAATTCTGGGTCGTGCGGCACGGCGAGAGCACCTGGAACGCCGACGGCCGTTACCAGGGGCAGGCGGACGTGCCCCTCAGTCACGTCGGCACCCTCCAGGCGGCCAGCCTCGCCGAGCGCCTGACCGGGCAGCACTTCGACGCCGTGTACACCAGTGACCTGACGCGCGCCGCCCGCACCGCCGAGATCGTCGCCGAACGCCTGACCGGCGCGCCCCCCGCTCAGCGGGACCCCGGCCTGCGGGAGATTGACGTTGGGGCACTCTCGGGGCTGGTCATCAGCCAGATCCGCGAGCAGTACCCCGACTACCTGAGCGCGCTGGGCAGCGAACCCTGGAGCACCCGCCGTCCCGGTGGGGAGAGCATGGAGGACCTGTACGCCCGCAGTGGCGCCGCCTTCGCCGCCCTGCGCCAGCGCCACCCCGGGCAACGCGTCCTGGTGTTCACGCACGGCGGCGTGGTGCGCGTCGCCGTGGGTCTCGCCCTGGGCGGCGTGCCCGCGAACGCCTGGGCCCGCCTGAGTGTGGCGAACACCAGCATCACCCGCGTCCTGCTGGGCGAGGGGAGCGGCATGCTTCTGGGCTTCAACGACGACGCCCACCTCGAGAACCTCCTTGAGGCCACCGAGGCTGACGACGTGCTGGGACAGGCCCCGTAG
- a CDS encoding DUF11 domain-containing protein yields MNNKMKVGIAALTSVLLLASCGGGGSVTPPPAVTTGAVNLPANPNGYTLTVRDSAGNIVPAANYSKLAPGTYTATYSKDGFQPNTQSFTIVSGGSASIYYPTLAANTVSGAYYMDANGKMVAITKDDLDNAGTRFVFYAWLENEANAGLDPANLGAAAPTAGEQDEVAPLNSQNVAAGYVGYKAADGRVYPIVGANVRWDILEQTGNVRFSAADDGGQPSGAPITGQDINDNALSANTYTNSSTGTNARFPSSTQYPLYNVTGVNTPDTNGFTWTALNHDPAVTTQATARVRAIAYVNGTEITKQFLNKTFAPSAQLTITKTPDDNQAGLNQARDFTITVTNTGAGPATNIRLNDVLRSGDAAAYSITAPTGTTANATDGFDATFDLAPGASRTFTFPAQSSAVGVYCDVATIVSYENGAFGTVTPTLSDDACLTVTAPTLGINKTLGTVDANGVFSPIASGVTVAPNTPVYARITVSNNGNAAATNVVVTDALAQNTVAANYALSGSVTTAPQTVAVTNNGDDGFTSAAFNLAAGSSQTFTFAATGSVDGTYCDQGTFTATSNNGSAVTGTSDIPCFKVASPQLAITKTNSQASGQPPINLLTPGSSYVSTITVTNNGSAAATNVAVKDLLGNLNNANYMNYGSGSYVISGTAQTGSVTYDATTHTVSTVPAALTLNPGQSLTLTLTSTVPAGSPRGEYCDTGSYTSTNGGNGEARACVTVTSFISEQTQLTDTIDPIRAGDPVGTILASAASVEPSSNEGAVSNVLIYNFGAIDPIQQTPGVFNYSNTQVYYDPTPTRDPQTGAITSDYQNATAILLTDGNQYTASAASGTGQQTLTFVPSFRVAPGAVIWVRTNVTAPAGTTARQYQETMRWNNIAESSGTAQTNFKAESTTVIP; encoded by the coding sequence ATGAACAACAAGATGAAAGTCGGCATCGCTGCGCTTACGAGCGTTCTTCTCCTCGCCTCCTGCGGCGGCGGTGGCAGTGTCACGCCCCCCCCTGCCGTCACAACCGGTGCCGTTAACCTGCCCGCCAACCCCAACGGCTACACCCTGACCGTCCGCGACAGCGCCGGCAACATCGTGCCCGCCGCCAACTACAGCAAACTGGCCCCCGGCACTTACACCGCCACGTACAGCAAGGACGGCTTCCAGCCGAACACCCAGAGCTTCACGATCGTCTCCGGCGGCTCCGCCAGCATCTACTACCCGACCCTGGCCGCGAACACCGTGTCCGGCGCGTACTACATGGACGCCAACGGCAAGATGGTCGCCATCACCAAGGACGACCTGGACAACGCGGGCACCCGCTTCGTCTTCTACGCCTGGCTGGAGAACGAAGCCAACGCCGGACTGGACCCCGCCAACCTCGGTGCTGCCGCCCCGACCGCCGGTGAGCAGGATGAGGTCGCCCCGCTGAACAGCCAGAACGTCGCCGCCGGGTACGTGGGCTACAAGGCCGCTGACGGCCGCGTCTACCCCATCGTGGGCGCCAACGTCCGCTGGGACATCCTCGAACAGACCGGCAACGTGCGCTTCTCCGCCGCTGACGATGGCGGGCAGCCCTCCGGAGCGCCCATCACCGGCCAGGACATCAACGACAACGCGCTGAGCGCCAACACGTACACCAACAGCAGCACCGGCACCAACGCCCGCTTCCCCAGCAGCACCCAGTACCCGCTGTACAACGTGACGGGCGTGAACACCCCCGACACCAACGGCTTCACGTGGACCGCCCTGAACCACGACCCCGCCGTGACCACGCAGGCCACCGCCCGCGTCCGCGCCATCGCGTACGTCAACGGGACGGAAATTACCAAGCAGTTCCTGAACAAGACCTTCGCGCCCAGCGCCCAACTGACCATCACCAAGACCCCGGACGACAACCAGGCCGGGCTCAACCAGGCGCGTGACTTCACCATCACGGTCACGAACACCGGCGCCGGTCCCGCCACGAACATCCGCCTGAACGACGTCCTCCGCTCCGGGGACGCCGCGGCGTACAGCATCACCGCGCCCACCGGCACGACCGCCAACGCCACCGACGGCTTCGACGCGACCTTCGATCTCGCCCCGGGCGCCAGCCGCACCTTCACCTTCCCCGCTCAGAGCAGCGCGGTAGGCGTGTACTGCGACGTGGCGACCATCGTCTCCTACGAGAACGGCGCCTTCGGCACCGTGACCCCCACCCTCAGCGACGACGCGTGCCTCACGGTCACGGCCCCCACGCTGGGCATCAACAAGACGCTCGGCACGGTGGACGCCAACGGGGTGTTCTCGCCCATCGCCAGCGGCGTCACCGTCGCCCCCAACACGCCCGTCTACGCCCGCATCACCGTCAGCAACAACGGGAACGCCGCCGCGACCAACGTGGTCGTGACCGACGCCCTGGCGCAGAACACGGTCGCCGCGAACTACGCGCTGAGCGGCAGCGTCACCACCGCCCCGCAGACGGTCGCCGTGACCAACAACGGCGACGACGGCTTCACCAGCGCCGCGTTCAACCTGGCCGCCGGGTCCTCCCAGACCTTCACGTTCGCCGCGACCGGCAGCGTCGACGGCACGTACTGCGACCAGGGGACCTTCACCGCCACCAGCAACAACGGGAGCGCGGTGACCGGCACGAGCGACATTCCCTGCTTCAAGGTCGCCTCGCCCCAGCTGGCCATCACCAAGACCAACAGCCAGGCTTCGGGCCAGCCGCCCATCAACCTGCTCACCCCCGGCAGCAGCTACGTCAGCACCATCACGGTCACGAACAACGGCTCCGCAGCCGCCACGAACGTCGCCGTGAAAGACCTGCTGGGCAACCTGAACAACGCCAACTACATGAACTACGGCAGCGGCAGCTACGTGATCTCCGGCACGGCCCAGACCGGCAGCGTTACCTACGACGCGACCACCCACACCGTCAGCACCGTGCCCGCCGCACTGACCCTGAACCCCGGCCAGAGCCTGACCCTGACGCTGACCAGCACCGTCCCCGCCGGCTCCCCCCGCGGCGAGTACTGCGACACCGGCAGCTACACCAGCACCAACGGCGGCAACGGCGAGGCCCGCGCCTGCGTGACCGTCACCTCGTTCATCTCCGAGCAGACGCAGCTGACCGACACCATCGACCCGATCCGCGCCGGTGACCCGGTCGGCACGATCCTCGCAAGCGCGGCCAGCGTCGAGCCTTCCTCCAACGAAGGGGCCGTCAGCAACGTCCTGATCTACAACTTCGGCGCGATTGACCCGATCCAGCAGACGCCCGGCGTGTTCAACTACTCGAACACCCAGGTCTACTACGATCCGACCCCCACCCGCGACCCGCAGACCGGCGCCATCACCAGCGACTACCAGAACGCCACCGCCATTCTGCTGACCGACGGCAACCAGTACACCGCCAGCGCCGCGAGTGGCACGGGCCAGCAGACGCTGACCTTCGTCCCCTCCTTCCGCGTCGCGCCGGGCGCCGTGATCTGGGTGCGCACGAACGTCACCGCACCAGCCGGCACCACGGCCCGCCAGTACCAGGAAACGATGCGCTGGAACAACATCGCAGAGAGCAGCGGCACGGCCCAGACGAACTTCAAGGCCGAATCCACCACCGTCATCCCCTGA
- the purM gene encoding phosphoribosylformylglycinamidine cyclo-ligase has translation MTKQDEGAQASAYERAGVSIDAGHRAVELMKGAVARTHTPNVLGGLGGFGGLFRAAFGHMDDPVLVASTDGVGTKTKVAVRSGTFTGLGGDIVNHCVNDILVQGARPLFFLDYVAMGKLLPERVAEVVTGAAQACEALGVALLGGETAEMPGVYVDGELDIVGTIVGVVDRPRLINGSRIQAGDTVIALPSSGLHTNGFSLARMALDDLDWTEARADLNGQTLAQLLPVPHRAYLHAFDALERAGADVRGMAHITGGGLIDNPPRVFPQGIGMQIDTGSWTVPPVFELIVQRAQVARHEAFRALNMGVGFLFILPAEQEQAALDALKSAGEQPWVIGQMIHGQGVTFTGAV, from the coding sequence ATGACCAAGCAAGACGAAGGCGCCCAGGCGTCGGCATACGAACGGGCGGGCGTCAGCATCGACGCGGGACACCGCGCGGTGGAACTCATGAAAGGCGCCGTGGCGCGCACCCACACCCCCAACGTCCTGGGTGGCCTGGGCGGATTTGGCGGGCTGTTCCGCGCCGCGTTCGGGCACATGGATGACCCCGTGCTGGTCGCCAGCACCGATGGCGTGGGCACCAAGACGAAGGTTGCGGTGCGCAGCGGCACCTTCACCGGGCTGGGCGGCGACATCGTCAACCACTGCGTGAACGACATCCTGGTGCAGGGCGCCCGACCGCTGTTCTTCCTCGATTACGTCGCCATGGGCAAACTGCTGCCCGAACGCGTGGCCGAGGTCGTCACCGGGGCCGCGCAGGCGTGCGAGGCCCTCGGCGTGGCGCTGCTGGGTGGCGAGACCGCCGAGATGCCCGGCGTGTACGTGGACGGCGAACTGGATATTGTAGGGACCATTGTGGGCGTCGTTGACCGGCCCAGACTCATTAACGGCAGCCGCATCCAGGCTGGAGATACGGTCATCGCGCTGCCCAGCAGCGGCCTCCATACCAACGGCTTCTCACTGGCTCGCATGGCACTGGACGACCTCGACTGGACTGAAGCCCGCGCCGACCTGAACGGGCAGACCCTCGCACAGCTGCTGCCCGTCCCGCACCGCGCCTACCTGCACGCCTTCGACGCCCTGGAACGCGCCGGAGCCGACGTGCGCGGCATGGCTCACATCACCGGCGGTGGCCTGATCGACAATCCACCCCGCGTGTTCCCGCAGGGCATCGGCATGCAGATCGACACTGGCAGCTGGACCGTTCCGCCCGTCTTCGAACTGATCGTGCAGCGCGCCCAGGTTGCCCGCCACGAAGCGTTCCGCGCGCTGAACATGGGCGTCGGCTTCCTGTTCATCCTGCCCGCCGAGCAGGAACAGGCCGCTCTGGACGCCTTGAAGTCCGCCGGGGAGCAGCCCTGGGTCATCGGCCAGATGATTCACGGGCAGGGCGTCACGTTCACGGGAGCCGTTTGA
- a CDS encoding MgtC/SapB family protein, with amino-acid sequence MDWIDPLAQLRLLIGLGVAALLTGLIGWEREAHRAGAGLRTHMLVGISAALFVVLAEQLIRQFGSDNPAVRFDLVGVLAAVVSGVSFLGAGTIFSTRKGGEARGLTTAASLLASSGVGVACGLHLYVFALGATLLFLFVLRPLHYLERGRRDGET; translated from the coding sequence ATGGACTGGATTGACCCGCTGGCCCAGCTACGCCTGCTGATCGGCCTGGGCGTCGCGGCCCTGCTGACCGGCCTGATCGGCTGGGAACGCGAGGCCCACCGCGCGGGCGCTGGCCTGCGCACCCACATGCTCGTCGGGATCAGCGCCGCCCTGTTCGTGGTGCTGGCCGAGCAGCTCATCCGGCAGTTCGGCAGCGACAATCCCGCCGTGCGGTTCGATCTGGTGGGCGTGCTGGCCGCCGTCGTCAGCGGCGTGAGCTTCCTGGGTGCGGGCACGATCTTCTCCACGCGCAAGGGCGGAGAGGCGCGGGGCCTGACCACCGCGGCGAGTCTGCTGGCCAGTTCAGGCGTGGGTGTCGCCTGCGGGCTGCATCTGTACGTGTTTGCGCTGGGGGCCACGCTGCTGTTCCTGTTCGTGCTGCGTCCTCTTCACTACCTGGAACGTGGGCGGCGGGACGGAGAAACCTGA
- a CDS encoding TVP38/TMEM64 family protein translates to MTAARQPPRSLRWLILGTALALLIGVALLPDVRAFLVTAFAALTSRDPAVTRAFVDGLGWAGPLALLVGFVLQAVLPVLPALVLTAVTARAYGPYEGFLIVYVGTLLGAAAGYWLGRALGNTLIRTLVGERARVKVHEFTERHGTQGVLMIRLMPVLSADVMNLVAGAARMEFRPFMLATAAGALPVTALVVWLSESGERLLWGMVILSGLVGLVAAGRWLIRRGRAARGLG, encoded by the coding sequence ATGACCGCCGCGCGCCAACCCCCACGCTCCCTGCGCTGGCTGATCCTGGGCACCGCCCTCGCCCTGCTGATCGGCGTGGCCCTGCTGCCGGACGTGCGGGCCTTCCTGGTGACGGCGTTCGCGGCGCTTACCAGCCGCGACCCGGCCGTCACGCGCGCCTTCGTGGACGGCCTGGGCTGGGCGGGCCCCCTCGCCCTGCTGGTGGGATTCGTGTTACAGGCCGTGCTGCCCGTGCTGCCCGCGCTGGTCCTGACGGCTGTGACCGCCCGCGCCTACGGCCCATACGAGGGCTTCCTGATCGTGTACGTGGGGACCCTGCTGGGCGCCGCCGCCGGGTACTGGCTGGGCCGCGCGCTGGGCAACACCCTGATCCGCACCCTGGTCGGCGAGCGCGCCCGCGTGAAGGTCCACGAGTTTACGGAACGGCACGGCACGCAGGGCGTCCTGATGATCAGGCTGATGCCGGTCCTGTCTGCCGACGTGATGAACCTCGTGGCAGGCGCGGCCCGCATGGAGTTCCGGCCGTTCATGCTGGCCACCGCCGCCGGCGCACTGCCCGTCACCGCGCTGGTCGTGTGGCTCTCGGAGAGCGGCGAGCGGCTGCTGTGGGGCATGGTGATCCTCTCCGGACTGGTGGGCCTGGTCGCGGCTGGACGCTGGCTGATCCGGCGCGGGCGCGCGGCCCGCGGACTCGGGTAA